The Saccharomyces mikatae IFO 1815 strain IFO1815 genome assembly, chromosome: 13 genome has a segment encoding these proteins:
- the FET4 gene encoding Fet4p (similar to Saccharomyces cerevisiae FET4 (YMR319C); ancestral locus Anc_1.537) → MGKVSEFFGNPGARPDVHHRAPTVNHKQYEDFGDSKDYKNDDIVRVISNSDESTDDELCNVDLTETGAIFTSKGFTGLSKGFTDKSLDFLVRVAGSQIVFFIVWIILIIWIVIGIVYNAPFNWQVVMQDGQSIQSYVWDTLLMRQQLMSTHEQILICGRLKSRLISFKNYLTRRSPQEEKAECTVEANEVGSIEKHIDLSEINGELPVENWYDRLSNIASKYMGSISAMVIFWIGIFVWIGCGAIPKDAGNSPPYTGETSGSNPRLKKFSDNWQMYINTAVAVSLLICTTFLQNIRARHDYFTGKFLVGIFEMDEKIDYRIRKHFNDFETPHPVVTIESEKRSTGRKMIDWYADIIGTGVGVIIGVAVFATWIGIGTPLKWNDNWWLIIGTYTGLVGFLDGFVLREVYFRIVQHEEKNYSDVAREDLELFQELGIECPEEFSGKPPQINTIGYRTSQYINKICSTPWSVLVSVLIIIGLICVASGLRWSTTGQLIANTPTMIIEEFFLLVLLQAHNWADRQRRVEVTALYARRRILLSYVETRFPDVMMLEK, encoded by the coding sequence ATGGGAAAAGTTTCGGAGTTTTTCGGCAATCCAGGTGCTAGGCCTGATGTTCACCATAGAGCGCCTACCGTTAATCATAAACAATATGAAGATTTTGGCGATTCCAAAGATTACAAGAACGATGATATCGTCAGAGTTATTAGCAATAGCGATGAAAGTACTGATGACGAATTATGTAATGTGGATCTAACTGAAACTGGTGCAATCTTTACTAGTAAAGGTTTCACTGGGTTAAGTAAAGGTTTCACAGATAAATCCTTAGACTTTTTAGTGCGGGTGGCTGGTTCAcaaattgtttttttcatcgtTTGGATCATCCTTATAATTTGGATAGTTATCGGTATTGTTTACAATGCACCTTTTAATTGGCAAGTGGTTATGCAGGACGGTCAATCGATTCAAAGTTATGTTTGGGACACGCTATTAATGAGACAACAACTGATGAGCACACATGAGCAAATTTTGATCTGTGGTAGATTGAAGTCGAGATTGATTTCCTTCAAGAACTATTTAACAAGAAGGTCTCCACAGGAAGAGAAAGCAGAATGTACAGTTGAAGCTAATGAAGTGGGTTCCATTGAAAAGCATATAGACTTATCGGAAATTAATGGAGAATTGCCCGTGGAGAATTGGTATGATCGTTTATCGAATATAGCAAGCAAATATATGGGTTCGATCTCAGCGATGGTGATATTTTGGATAGgtatttttgtttggaTAGGCTGCGGTGCAATTCCAAAAGATGCAGGCAACTCGCCACCTTACACTGGAGAGACTTCTGGTAGTAATCCaagattaaaaaaatttagtGATAACTGGCAAATGTATATTAACACTGCTGTCGCAGTTTCCCTGTTGATTTGTACCACATTCTTACAAAACATTAGAGCCAGACATGATTATTTCactggaaaatttttagtCGGTATCTTTGAAATGGACGAAAAAATCGACTATCGTATAAGAAAGcatttcaatgattttgaaacGCCGCATCCAGTTGTTACGAttgaatctgaaaaaagatCAACCGGGAGAAAGATGATTGATTGGTATGCCGACATTATTGGTACTGGGGTGGGTGTGATAATTGGCGTTGCAGTGTTCGCTACTTGGATTGGTATTGGTACGCCATTGAAATGGAACGATAACTGGTGGTTGATTATCGGTACATACACAGGTTTAGTTGGGTTTCTAGACGGTTTCGTTCTAAGAGAAGTGTATTTCAGAATTGTTCAGCACGAGGAGAAGAACTACTCTGATGTGGCTAGAGAAGACCTTGAATTGTTTCAAGAACTGGGTATTGAATGTCCCGAAGAGTTTTCCGGAAAACCACCTCAAATTAACACTATTGGTTACAGAACATCTCAGTATATAAATAAGATCTGCTCAACCCCATGGAGTGTTCTAGTATCTGTTCTGATCATCATTGGTTTGATTTGTGTTGCTTCCGGTCTTCGTTGGAGTACAACAGGTCAATTGATCGCTAACACGCCAACTATGATTATCGAAGAATTCTTCTTACTTGTTTTGTTGCAAGCACATAATTGGGCAGATCGTCAAAGAAGAGTGGAAGTTACGGCTTTGTACGCACGTAGGCGCATTCTTTTATCATATGTGGAAACTCGTTTCCCCGATGTTATGATGTTGGAAAAATAG
- the SMKI13G4390 gene encoding uncharacterized protein: protein MARLPLKQLLADNPKKVLVLDGGQGTELENRGIKVANPVWSTIPFISESFWSDESSSSRKIVKEMFNDFLDAGAEILMTTTYQTSYKSVSENTPIKTLSEYNNLLTRIVDFSRGCIGEDKYLIGCIGPWGAHICREFTGDYGANPESIDFYQYFKPQLDNFNKNDNLDLIGFETIPNIHELKAILSWDESVLSKPFYIGLSVHEHGVLRDGTTMQEVAKVIKDLGDKINPNFSLLGINCVSFNQSPDILESLHQALPDMALLAYPNSGEVYDTEKKIWLPNSDKLNSWDAVVKRYISSGARIIGGCCRTSPKDIQEIFTAVKKYT, encoded by the coding sequence ATGGCACGTCTTCCTCTAAAGCAGTTGTTGGCCGATAATCCTAAGAAGgttcttgttcttgatGGTGGTCAAGGAACAGAATTAGAGAATAGAGGTATCAAAGTTGCCAACCCTGTATGGTCAACCATTCCATTCATTAGTGAATCTTTTTGGTCCGATGAGTCATCTTCTAGCAGAAAAATTGTCAAAGAAATGTTCAACGATTTCTTGGATGCTGGTGCGGAGATATTAATGACTACAACATACCAAACAAGTTACAAGTCTGTTTCTGAAAATACGCCGATCAAGACTTTATCAGAATACAATAATCTATTGACCAGAATTGTCGATTTTTCTCGTGGTTGTATTGGCGAAGATAAATACTTGATTGGTTGTATTGGCCCATGGGGTGCTCATATTTGCCGCGAGTTTACAGGTGACTATGGTGCTAACCCGGAAAGTATTGACTTCTATCAGTATTTCAAACCTCAGTTGGACAACTTCAATAAGAATGATAACTTGGACCTTATTGGATTTGAAACCATTCCTAACATTCATGAATTGAAGGCCATTTTGTCTTGGGATGAGAGTGTTCTATCTAAACCCTTTTATATTGGTTTATCCGTTCACGAGCATGGTGTCTTGAGAGATGGTACTACCATGCAAGAAGTTGCAAAAGTTATCAAGGACTTGGGCGACAAAATAAATCCAAACTTTTCCCTCTTGGGTATTAACTGTGTTAGTTTCAACCAGTCCCCTGACATTCTTGAGTCTCTACATCAGGCTCTACCCGATATGGCCTTACTTGCTTATCCAAATAGTGGGGAAGTTTATGAcactgaaaaaaagatatggTTGCCAAATAGTGACAAACTAAACAGTTGGGATGCGGTAGTCAAGCGTTACATTAGCAGCGGTGCCCGTATCATCGGTGGTTGTTGTAGAACAAGTCCAAAAGACATCCAAGAGATTTTCACAGCTGTCAAAAAATACACTTAG
- the ADH6 gene encoding NADP-dependent alcohol dehydrogenase (similar to Saccharomyces cerevisiae ADH6 (YMR318C)), protein MSYPEKFEGIAIQSHEDWKNPKKTKYDPKPFYDHDVDIKIEACGVCGSDVHCAAGHWGNMKMPLVVGHEIVGKVVRLGDKSNSGLKVGQRVGVGAQVFSCLECDRCKSDNEPYCTKFVTTYSQPYEDGYISQGGYANYVRVHEHFIVPIPENVPSHLAAPLLCGGLTVYSPLVRNGCGPGKKVGIVGLGGIGSMGTLISKAMGAETYVISRSSKKKEDAIKMGADHYIATLEEGDWGEKYFDTFDLIVVCASSLTDIDFNIMPKAMKVGGRIVSISIPEQHEMLTLKPYGLKAVSISYSALGSIKELKQLLALVSEKNIKVWVETLPVGEAGVHEALERMERGDVRYRFTLIDYDKEFTN, encoded by the coding sequence ATGTCCTATCCTGAAAAATTCGAAGGTATCGCTATTCAATCACATGAAGATTGGAAAAATCCAAAGAAGACAAAATACGATCCAAAGCCATTCTACGATCACGATGTCGACATCAAGATCGAGGCATGTGGTGTCTGTGGCAGTGATGTCCATTGTGCAGCTGGACATTGGGGCAATATGAAGATGCCCTTAGTCGTTGGTCACGAAATAGTTGGTAAAGTTGTTAGATTGGGGGATAAGTCTAACAGTGGGCTAAAAGTCGGCCAGCGTGTCGGTGTAGGTGCTCAAGTGTTTTCTTGCTTGGAGTGTGACCGTTGTAAAAGTGATAACGAACCATACTGCACCAAATTTGTTACCACGTACAGCCAGCCATACGAAGACGGCTATATATCGCAGGGTGGCTATGCAAATTATGTTAGAGTTCATGAACATTTTATCGTCCCCATTCCAGAAAATGTTCCATCTCATTTGGCCGCTCCATTGCTATGTGGTGGGTTGACCGTATACTCTCCATTGGTTCGTAATGGGTGTGGTCCAGGTAAAAAAGTTGGTATAGTCGGTCTTGGTGGTATCGGTAGTATGGGTACATTAATTTCCAAAGCCATGGGGGCGGAGACATATGTTATTTCTCgttcttcaaagaagaaggaggaTGCAATTAAGATGGGTGCCGACCACTATATTGCGACATTGGAAGAAGGAGACTGGggtgaaaaatattttgacACCTTCGACTTGATTGTAGTTTGTGCTTCGTCCCTAACCGATATTGATTTTAACATTATGCCAAAGGCCATGAAGGTTGGTGGTAGAATTGTCTCTATTTCCATACCCGAACAACATGAAATGTTGACGTTAAAGCCATATGGCTTAAAGGCTGTTTCCATTTCTTATAGTGCATTAGGATCcatcaaagaattgaaacAACTTCTGGCACTGGTCTccgaaaaaaatatcaaagttTGGGTAGAAACATTGCCAGTTGGTGAAGCTGGTGTTCACGAAGCCCTTGAGAGGATGGAAAGGGGTGATGTTAGATACAGGTTTACTTTGATCGACTACGATAAGGAATTTACAAACTAG
- the SMKI13G4360 gene encoding uncharacterized protein (similar to Saccharomyces cerevisiae YMR317W): protein MGSSGSKSTTATTTSHSRTTTTSSTSKKSSTSSTSTSISEIVVSSSSTLVSSVIPAVTSSSSLSSDTIASILSSESLASIFSSLSYTSPITTTTSTNNIELSSVSPSSVYSAPSSTVKSSDYIIATSSIGESTSQTSSLKISPSGVSASSSEPLKTSSVLESSSLTSDTTVITSLSFSLTDSQSISTTLTEPSSSTKTSSSGLVVTSASAVGSESDMYDFSRAISSSTTSTALTSSTSSTASSLPTSEASILTPSSVYTSEVSSHITSSTLSESLPNISAASSTTSTLKTSDAAPATSSSITTVASSVNYRLTASSAPFVRNTTIENSLSTSSSTIACTRPPATSTLQTSDTASAISSSVNTVASSITSTSTPSSVYTSEASSHITSSTLSESLPNISAVSSTTLTLETSDAAPATSSSITTVASSVNYRLTASSAPFVRNTTIENSLSTSSSTIACTRPPATSTLQTSDTASAISSSVNTVASSITSTSTPSSVYTSEASSHITSSTLSESLPNISAVSSTTLTLETSDAAPATSSSITTVASSVNYRLTASSAPFVRNTTIENSSSTSSSTIASTRPSATSTLQTSDIVSVTSSSVNTVASFTTSTSTPSNVSFVRNSSIASSSSAGSSSAASNISSSLSSSFIEASSSSSSLATFKISSNFPNPTSSNIGFVNSSIVASSSLISTRSTTSRVLSTASSMIPSERTIASSITTSSAKFLNNTGTASSLSAVSTVSTSSVPPATFSSVSSDSFLTATNAPFVSKSTIGSSSLTDSKFVTLKTSTIISETPSTISGMANSAPFVSHSTIASSSPGVVDLSTDFESPSSSSATVSKLIVSGDTSPSLAVSSLATSIVPSATSTAQNLTNSTTSGSVLAARSISTFKNSSAASTIGTSILNPITFVSTLSPIFTQTTSVSDGTTVLSTDKRVKTLTSTANCGSYSFSSNTTKTKIESKENTVTATITSCSGGCTKSKNSSTFTTRTDHNASTFTTCPERGATSTMSGNGKKTNTTISLGNGATFTSSKGFRGVSTPQESPNIASESEIIRGSSTVTVEETSSATKVRGGVPVEGTNGSSTTQVTGSASVEGTKKKLNETSEDISMYKATKNASTTSKSSTGSPVGRGETTLQTIKVSSKKPMSKSQLVSSTKKATKSTTKPTTPIHGTSLSTTQTTVPAVITTEENAGVPLDMNIKVFAIGAIVLFA, encoded by the coding sequence ATGGGTTCGTCCGGTTCAAAGTCGACCACAGCAACTACCACATCCCATAGTAGGACAACTACCACCAGTAGTACAAGTAAAAAAAGCTCTACGAGTAGTACATCTACTTCAATCTCGGAAATTGTTGTAAGCAGTTCTAGTACATTGGTGTCTTCTGTTATACCCGCAGTTACTTCTAGCTCATCTCTCTCTTCTGATACAATTGCTTCAATTCTTTCGTCGGAGTCTCTAgcttccattttttcttctctttcatACACATCACCTATTACTACCACTACATCGACCAATAATATCGAATTATCATCCGTTAGCCCTTCAAGTGTATATAGTGCGCCTTCATCCACCGTTAAATCCTCCGATTATATTATAGCCACCAGCTCCATAGGCGAAAGTACTAGCCAAACATCATCCCTGAAAATCAGTCCATCAGGTGTAAGTGCTTCATCTTCAGAACCATTGAAAACGTCATCCGTCCTAGAATCATCTAGTTTAACTTCTGATACAACCGTGATTACATCACTGTCATTCTCCTTGACAGACTCTCAAAGTATTTCCACCACGTTGACTGAGCCTTCATCCTCCACAAAAACAAGCTCTTCCGGACTGGTTGTTACATCTGCCAGCGCTGTCGGCTCTGAAAGTGATATGTATGATTTCTCGAGGGCAATATCCAGCTCTACTACCTCAACCGCTTTGACATCTTCCACTTCATCGACAGCTTCCAGTCTGCCAACGTCTGAAGCTTCTATCTTGACGCCCTCTAGTGTCTACACTTCTGAAGTTTCATCACACATTACTAGTTCGACACTTTCTGAATCTCTACCAAATATCTCTGCAGCTTCATCAACCACCTCGACTTTAAAAACTTCTGATGCCGCACCTGCTACGTCAAGTTCCATTACTACAGTAGCCTCGTCTGTAAATTACAGATTGACAGCCTCTAGTGCGCCATTCGTAAGAAATACAACGATTGAAAActctttatcaacaagTTCCAGTACGATCGCCTGTACCAGACCACCAGCAACATCTACTTTACAGACTTCTGATACCGCATCTGCTATTTCAAGTTCTGTTAATACAGTAGCCTCTTCTATAACCTCTACCTCGACTCCCTCTAGTGTCTACACTTCCGAAGCTTCATCACACATTACTAGTTCGACACTTTCTGAATCTCTACCAAATATCTCTGCAGTTTCATCAACCACCTTGACTTTAGAAACTTCTGATGCCGCACCTGCTACGTCAAGTTCCATTACTACAGTAGCCTCGTCTGTAAATTACAGATTGACAGCCTCTAGTGCGCCATTCGTAAGAAATACAACGATTGAAAActctttatcaacaagTTCCAGTACGATCGCCTGTACCAGACCACCAGCAACATCTACTTTACAGACTTCTGATACCGCATCTGCTATTTCAAGTTCTGTTAATACAGTAGCCTCTTCTATAACCTCTACCTCGACTCCCTCTAGTGTCTACACTTCCGAAGCTTCATCACACATTACTAGTTCGACACTTTCTGAATCTCTACCAAATATCTCTGCAGTTTCATCAACCACCTTGACTTTAGAAACTTCTGATGCCGCACCTGCTACGTCAAGTTCCATTACTACAGTAGCCTCGTCTGTAAATTACAGATTGACAGCCTCTAGTGCGCCATTCGTAAGAAATACAACGATTGAAAACTCTTCATCAACAAGTTCCAGTACGATCGCCTCTACCAGACCATCAGCCACATCTACTTTACAGACTTCTGATATCGTATCTGTTACTTCAAGTTCTGTTAACACAGTAGCCTCCTTTACAACCTCTACCTCGACTCCCTCTAATGTGTCATTCGTAAGAAATTCATCGATTGCAAGCTCTTCATCAGCAGGTTCCAGTTCGGCAGCCTCCAACATATCATCATCCCTATCTAGCTCGTTTATCGAAGCTTCATCCAGTAGTTCTAGCTTAGCTACTTTCAAAATCTCTTCCAATTTCCCTAACCCGACTAGTTCAAATATAGGATTCGTCAATAGTTCGATCGTTGCAAGTTCTTCATTGATTTCCACCCGATCAACTACTTCTAGAGTTCTATCAACCGCATCTAGCATGATTCCTTCCGAAAGGACAATCGCGTCTAGTATTACCACATCTAGCGCAAAGTTCTTGAATAATACTGGCACCGCTAGCTCATTGTCAGCAGTCTCTACTGTGAGTACTTCCAGTGTACCACCAGCCACTTTTAGTTCTGTTAGCTcagattcttttttgaccGCCACCAATGCCCCATTTGTAAGTAAATCGACTATCGGTAGCTCATCATTAACAGATTCTAAATTTGTCACCCTTAAGACTTCGACAATTATTTCTGAAACTCCTTCAACCATTTCTGGTATGGCCAATAGTGCTCCATTTGTAAGCCATTCAACTATAGCTAGTTCTTCGCCAGGCGTGGTAGATTTAAGTACCGACTTTGAATCACCGTCCTCCAGTTCAGCTACTGTAAGTAAACTAATAGTAAGTGGCGATACCAGCCCTTCATTAGCAGTCAGTAGTTTAGCTACTTCCATAGTCCCATCAGCAACATCCACTGCACAAAATCTAACCAATTCGACCACTTCAGGCTCCGTTTTAGCCGCTCGTAGCATCTCTACCTTTAAAAACTCGTCTGCAGCTTCTACAATTGGTACATCTATTCTTAATCCCATCACTTTCGTTTCCACTTTATCTCCGATATTCACTCAAACTACAAGTGTCTCTGATGGTACAACTGTTCTATCTACTGATAAAAGAGTTAAAACACTAACCTCAACAGCAAACTGTGGTAGTTACAGTTTCTCTTCCAACACCactaaaacaaaaatcGAAAGCAAGGAAAATACTGTAACAGCGACCATAACAAGTTGTTCAGGAGGTTGCACCAAAAGTAAAAACTCAAGCACATTTACGACTAGAACAGATCATAATGCTTCTACTTTCACTACTTGCCCAGAAAGAGGAGCAACGTCAACCATGAGTGGAAATGGAAAGAAGACCAACACTACCATTAGCTTAGGCAACGGTGCCACATTCACGTCTTCGAAAGGTTTCAGAGGCGTATCTACTCCTCAGGAATCTCCAAATATTGCTTCAGAATCAGAAATCATAAGGGGCTCATCAACTGTTACAGTGGAAGAGACATCATCAGCAACCAAGGTTAGGGGAGGCGTACCTGTTGAAGGGACAAATGGTTCATCAACAACCCAGGTTACGGGAAGCGCATCAGTTGAAGgaacgaaaaagaaattgaatgaAACTTCAGAGGATATATCAATGTATAAGGCAACTAAAAATGCATCAACTACctcaaaatcttcaactGGAAGTCCAGTTGGCAGAGGTGAAACTACGCTTCAAACGATAAAGGTTTCAAGCAAAAAGCCAATGTCAAAATCACAACTAGTCTCATCCACCAAAAAGGCAACCAAGTCTACTACAAAACCTACCACACCTATTCACGGAACATCTTTATCCACTACACAAACAACAGTGCCTGCAGTTATCACGACGGAGGAAAATGCTGGTGTGCCCTTGGATATGAACATAAAAGTTTTTGCTATTGGTGCTATTGTCTTGTTTGCTTAG